The Thermosipho melanesiensis BI429 sequence AAGAGGAAGCGCCCGCTTCCCACCCCAAGCAAAAGTGCGAAGGGGTAGATAGAGCAGGAAATTATATTTGAGGTTAGAAGGAAAATATATGTCGGCGGGCGTTTTTACTCGCCGATAATTTTTTTAGGAGGGATGTATTATCGATAAGATTATAAAAAATGAAGAGATTAAGGCATCTGAGGTAAGGGTAGTAGGGCAGGATGGAAAACAACTTGGAATAATGCCGATTGATAAGGCACTTGAGCTTGCCTACTCGCAAAAACTAGACCTTATTTTAGTTGCTCCGAATGCAAAACCACCTGTTGCTAAAATAATGGATTATGGAAAGTATAAATATGAGCTTTCAAAGAAAGAGAAAAAAGCAAAGAAAAATCAAAAAATAATCGAAGTTAAACAGATGAAGTTTAGAATAAAGATAGATGAACATGATTATCAAACTAAGGTAAAACATATAAAGAGGTTTATTGAGTCCGGAAACAAAGTAAGAGTTGTAATAATGTTTAGGGGAAGAGAACTTGCCTTTGCGGATAAAGGAAAAGAAATCCTAGATAGAATAAAAGAAGATTTAAGAGATATTGCAGTTGTAGAAAAGCAACCAAAATTAGAAGGAAGAGACATGTGGATGATGTTAAAACCTAAAAATTGAGGAGGGAAAATATGGCAAAAAATAAGATGAAAACTCACAAATCTGCCGCAAAAAGATTTCGAGTTACAAAAAACGGAAAGATTATTAGAAGACACGCATATGCTTGGCATAAAACCGGTAAAAAAAGAAGATCTACTTTGAGAAAATTGAAGTTAGAAACAGAAGTTTCCGCAGTTGATAAAGATAGAGTTTTGAGGCTTTTAGGTAAAAAATAAAAAAGGACTTGAAGGGAGGATATAGAGATGCGTGTAAAAAATGCAGTTAATGCAAAGAAAAAAAGAAAAAAAATAATGAAAGCGGTAAAAGGATATCGTGGAGCATTAAGTAGAAGATACAGACTAGCAAAACAAGCATATATAAAGGCAAAAAAACATGCGTATGTGGGTAGAAAACTCAAGAAAAGAGATTATAGAAAACTTTGGATTACAAGAATAAATATTGCAGCACGTAATGAAGGGTTGAAATACAACGAACTTATTCACGGTCTAAAGATTTCTGGAATTAATATTAATAGAAAGATGTTGGCTGAACTTGCTGTTAATGATCCCGAATCTTTCAAAGAATATGTGAATATTGCTAAACAAGCAATTGGAAAATAAAACCACTCACTCTTCTGGATTCCCACCTCGGTGCCGAAATGGTCGGATGGGTTTGAAGGAAGGGGAGGTAAAACCAAATAGGAGGTGGCGTTTGTGGCGGTTGTTACCATGAAACAGTTATTGGAAGCCGGAGTACATTTTGGACATAGGACACAAAGATGGAATCCAAAAATGAAGGAATACATTTTTGGTGCTAGAAAAGGTATCTATATAATAGATCTTCAAAAGACGTCAAAACTTCTTGAAGAAGCGTATAACTTTGTTAGAGATAAAGCAGCAGAAGGTGGAACGATCTTGTTTGTGGGAACAAAAAAACAAGCACAACAAGTAATTAAACAGGAAGCAGAAAGGTGTGGCGCTTTTTACGTAAACCACAGGTGGTTAGGTGGTCTTTTGACAAATTTCCAAACAATTAGAAAAAGAATTGACAAATTAATTGAACTTGAGGAAATGGAAGCCAATGGAGAATTTGATAACCTTCCAAAGAAAGAGCAAAGTAGACTTAGAAGAATTTTGGATAAACTAAGGAAAAACCTTGGTGGTTTAAAAGAAATGGATAGAATACCAGATGTAATATATATTGTTGATCCAAGAAAAGAAAGAAATGCAGTGTATGAAGCGAATTTGTTAAAAATTCCAACCGTTTCGATAGTTGATACCAACTGTGATCCTGATGAAATTGATTATATTATTCCAGGAAATGATGATGCGATAAGGGCGATCCAACTTATTACTTCAAAGATAGCTGATGCATATCTTGAGGGAAAAGAGGGGGTTTCATACCAAGAAGAACCCCAAGAACAAAAAGAGGAAAATTCTGAGGAAATTTTTGATATTGAAGATGAGGAAGAAAGTGAGGAAATATAAGCCCCCAAAAGTTGGGGGCTTTTTTTGGAGGTTATTTAGTATGTTTATAGCATTTGAAGGAATAGATGGTTCTGGAAAAAGTACGCAACTTGTTCTTTTGGAGAAATATTTAATAAATAGAGGAAAAAAAGTAATAAAAGTTAGAGAACCAGGCGGGACTATTTTAGGTGAAAAAATTAGAGATTTGCTTTTAAACTTTAATATGAATAAAAGAAGTGAACTTTTATTGTTTCTTGCCTCGCGAGCACAATTAGTTGAAGAGGTTATAAGGCCTTCTATTGAAAAGGGATATTTTGTTTTGGCGGATAGATTTTCAGATTCAAGTATTGCATATCAGGGAGGAGCAAGAAATTTAGGAAAAGATTTAGTTGAGAAATTAAATATTTTTGCAACAAATGGGATTTTTCCAGATATTGTGTTTTTTATAGATATTCCCGTTCAAATGGCGGTAAGGAGAATGAAAGAAAAGGAAAAAGATAGAATTGAGAAAGAAGGAGAGGACTTTTTAGAAAAGGTAAGAACTACGTACCTCCATATTGCAAAAAGTAGAAAAAACTTTTTTGTGATTGATGGTACAAAAGATGTGGATTATGTATTTTCTCAAATAAAAAGGATAATAGATACTATGTTAGATCATTGACATGTATTTTTCCAAGATATTTCTTGCTAAGTCTACCAAAGTTTGTATCATCCATCCACCAAGAAATAGCAATGTTAGGAATAGAACTATTATTCTTGGTGCAAAAGTTAAAGTTTGTTCATTTATTTGTGTTGCGGCTTGAAAAATACTTATTAAAAGTCCAACGAGTAAACTTATCAATAAAGGTGGTAGAATAACCGTAAGAAGTGTTTTTATTCCCAAACCAAATACATCTAAAAAGACTTCTATAGTCAATATTATCCTCCCCCAAAACTTTTAATTAAACTACCTATTAATATGTCCCAACCGTTAACTAATACGAATAATAGTATTTTAAATGGTAATGAAACCAAAACAGGTGGAATCATTATCATTCCCAAGGACAATAGAATACTTGCAACAACCATATCCATTACTATGAATGGTATATAGAGTAAGATCCCCATTTTGAAACCTATTTCAAGTTCTCCTATTACAAAAGCAGGAATTAAAATAGAATTAGGTGTATCTTCTATGTTGTCGATTTGCTTTTTCACATTTTCTGCTAGTATGTAGATGTTATCTTCGTTGTGATGTATTTTTATTTCCGTTAACATAAATGTTCTCAGTCTGTCCATGCTTCTAGAAAACATTTCCTCGTACCCTATTTCTGAATTTAAATATGGAGTTATAGCGTTGTTATATATATCATTCCACACGGGCTGCATTATAAAAAATGTTAAAAACAACGCTAATCCAATCAAAATTTGGTTTGGTGGAGTTTGTCTTGTTCCAAGAGCATTTCTAACGAACGAAAATACAACTATAATTCTTGTGAATGATGTAAACAAAATTAAGATGCTTGGAGCCAATGATAAGACTGTTAATAATAGTAATATTTCAAGGGTGTTTACTAAATCTCTTGGTTGTTGATTTGGAGTTATTTGCAGAGAAATACCAGGAAGTGGTATTTCTTCTTGTGGAAAACTCAAAAATGAAACTAATAGTAAGGAAATTATAAGTATCTTTCTCACTTTTTTTCACCTTTTTTTACTATGTTCTTAAAAAATTCAAACTTGAAATCTTTCGTTTCAAAATCTCCAGATTCTAAAGAGTCAAATTTTTTAATAACTTCTCCACCATTTTCCGTTACTAAGAGAGCGTAATATTCATCCACAATCCTTACTATTACTATATATGAATTTCTTGTAATAAATTTTCTTTCAATTACAGAAACAAAACGACCCCCGATGTTTCGGGGGGCTTTATTTTTTACCAAAAGATATGTAACAAGCATTATAATGGTAAAGATTAATAGAGAAATGGAAAAACCAACTATTGATGAAATAATTTTTCCCCCTATCCAGAAACCTTTTGAATAGCTTCAATTACCCTTGCCGCTTGGAATGGCTTTACTATGAAATCCTTTGCCCCCGCTTGAATAGCTTCAATTACCATAGCTTGTTGTCCCATAGCACTACATACAATTATCGTTGCATTTGGATCTATTTTTTTTATTTCCTTAATTGCTTCTATTCCGTTCATTTCTGGCATAGTTATATCCATTGTAACAATATCGGGTTTTAATTCTTTGTATTTTTCAACAGCTTCTTTACCGTTGGCTGCTTCCCCTACTACTTCATGTCCTGCTTTTGTAATGATATCCTTTAACATCATTCTCATAAAGGCTGCGTCATCAACCACCAAAATCTTCTTTCCCATTGTCTTATACCTCCTCTATACCAATTATTTCATTTAAAATTTCTTCAATATCTAAGTATACCACAAGTCTTTCACCTTTTTTAATAAGACCTTTAGCTTTTTTTCCATATGTATCTACATCCCTAAATGATTGATCTATTTCTTCATGTGACGTTCTCAATACTCCTTTAACGTTTTCTACCAAAAAACCAACTTCAATATCCCTGATTTTTGTAATTATTATTTTTCTAAACTCCACACTATCAATGTTTTGACAAATACCACCTAAGATTTTTTTAAGGTTTACAACTGGAATTATCCGTCCTCTAAGGTTAATTACTCCTTCAATTACTTCTTTTGATTTTGGGACAGGTGTTATTTCATCTTTATCAATAACTATTTCCACAAAATCTACATCAAAACTCATTTCTTGATTACAAACATTAAAGCTTAAAACCTCAAATTCTGTTTCTACACTCATTTTTTTCACCTCACTCCACCAAGTTTAAGGTGTCAATTATTAATGCAATGCTTCCATCACCTAATGTTGCTCCGCCACTGAATTCCTTGACATCTGTGAACAATTTACCTAGCGATTTAATAACAATATCTTCCTGCCCTATTAAACTATCGACTGCAATTCCGTACTTTCTATTTGCTACTTTTACAACTACAACGTTTAGTTCATCAAATTCGTTGCTATGCTCTAGATTTAAAACATCCCAAAGTTTAATTATTGGAATTACCTCTCCTCTTCTTACAATTACCTCTTTATTTTGCACCATTTGAATTTCATTTGGTAGTACAATCAAAGTACTGTCTATAACTGATATGGGGATTGCGTATATTAAATTATTTACTTTTACAAGCAATGCTTGTATAATTGCAAGGGTTAAAGGTAATTTGATTATAACCTTTGTCCCAATTCCTTTTTGTGATTCTATGTGAACAGTTCCGTTGAGTGATTCTACGGTGTTTTTTACAACGTCCATTCCTACTCCTCTACCGGAAAGTTCGCTAACTTGGTCTTTAGTTGAAAAACCTGGCATAAATAAGAATTCAAATATCTTTTCATCTGGTAAATTGGAAGCTTTTATTTCATCAACTAACCCCTTTTCAATTGCCTTTTTTAATATTTTTTCTCTGTCTAATCCTTTTCCATCGTCCTCTACTTCAATAACTACATTATTCCCTTCGTGTCTTGCAGATAAAATCAAAGTTCCCACAGGGGGTTTCCCCCTTGCGATTCTTTCCTCTTTGGTTTCTATTCCATGATCTATTGCATTCCTAATTAAATGTACCAAAGGATCTCCTATTTCTTCGACAAATGTTCTATCTAATTCTGTATCTTCACCTTTCATTACAAAATTAATTTCTTTTCCTAGACTTTTTGAAATATCTCTAACCATTCTTGGAAATCTGTTAAATACATAGGATATTGGAACCATTCTTACCTTCATAACAATGTTTTGTAGATCAAGAGTTATTCTACTAAGTTGTGCAAGTGATTCATCCACTTCTTTAATGTTGTATTTCTTTAGGATATCCATTATTCTACTTCTTGCAATAACGAGCTCTCCCATAAGGTTCATCAAAGTATCTAGTTTTTCAATATCTACCCTTACTGTTTGCGTGATTTTCATTTTCCTTTTCTTCGTATCTTTTTCTTCTTTTCTTTCATCTGCTTTTTCTTGTTTTATTTCTTTCTTTTTTTCTTTTACGTCTACCTTTTTAACTATAACTTTTTCAACTTCTGAAACTGATGCAAGTTTTTCCTGTAATTTTAAAGGTTCTACTTTGGCAAGCACATACAATTCTACTTCTCTATCAAATTTTTCATTTTCAATATCTTCAACACTTGGTATACTTTTTATAACCTCTCCGCCAAGTTCTTCTATTCCATGAAATACCATGTACATCCTTGCAGATTTAAGTTGGACACCTTCAGATAGGATTACCTTGCTGTATATAAGATCATAACCTTTTTTCTTTGCTTCTTTTACAACGTGAATTAATGCTTCATCAGTTTCGTATATATAATCTTCCGATTCTTCTTTCTTCTCCACTTTTTCTTCTATTTTTTCCTCTGCTTTTTGAACATTTCCTGGCTTTTTTTCCGATGTTACTACTTCCCCTTGTGCAAGTTTTTCAAATATTTCAACTAATCCACTTACATCTTCTTCTATTTCTTCGGAGCCTTCTTTTGAAATTTTTTCTAACATCTTTTCTATTAAATCCAAACCATTAAACAGATAATCCAGTTTATCTGAGTCTATATTTACCTTTCCAGATCTTGCTGAATCAAGGAAATTTTCCATTCTATGACACAATTTTGCCATGTTTTCAAATCCCATAGTTCCTGCCATACCTTTCAAAGTGTGGAGTGCCCTAAAAGCTATATTTATATATTCCATATCGTCAGGATTTTTTTCTAGATCTAAAAGAGCATCATTTAGTTGTTGTATGTACTCTCTACCTTCGTCAATAAAAACACTTAAATATTCTTCAAATGACATATATGTCACCTCCTACATTATATCTAAATAATAATTTATAAAATATCCACTTTTTTCCTGCCAAAATATTACTTTTGATTCAAGTTTTATCCCAAGAAATTTATATACAAGATCACCTATATCTAAAAACACCTTAATATCATAGCTTCTTTTTCTATCTAAGAATTTGTAAGCGGCTATATCCATTAATTTTTGAATTTTGGCTTTTTTTGAGTAATAATTTTTTTCAATGTTACTAACAATAAAGAATTTTTCATAATCGTAGAAGTATAATTTGAAATCTTCTGAAATATCTATTATCCATTCATCATTTATTTTATCATATTTTGCCGAATATTTTGTCAAAATTTTTTTAATATTTTCATATCCATCAGATAGTTTAAACAAAAAGGCAACGGAAACACTTGTAGAATCATCAACATCACCAACAACATAAAATGTTGAAGTGGAATTTGTTATTATATTTTCTGCTAATGTATAGAATTTTGTTAGATCTGTACTCTCAATAGTAAAAACCCAAGGTTCTATAATCTTTAGTGCTTCTTTGGAGTCTTCAACTGTTATACCCGCAAAATAATTTCCCAAAACGGGTATGTTTTCCATCAAGTCGTCTACAAGCGCACTTTTTTCATAATATTTATTTGTTTTTTGATGTACTTTAATTCTTAAAACGTTATCTTCTATTTTACCTGTAAAAAATAAATATTCTGTATTTACATTACTTGTCTCAACTGTAAATGGAAAATTTATTTTCAAAGCATTCCCTTTTGAATATCCAAAAATCCAATATTCTTTTTCTAAATTATTTAAAATGTTACTATTAGCAAATTGTAAATCTTTGTTGTTGTAGGTGGATATTAAATAATCAATAGTGGTTTTGCTGCCTGAGATTATGTAATAATCTTCGTATTGTCTTGCAAACAAAAAGTCACCAATTAAAAAAGTATCTTTATCAAGTGAAACCTTTTCGTCTAAAAGTTTTCCAAAATAATTTGAAACTTTTGTGGCATTTTTTGTCTCGAATATTATTGCGGAGTCTTTTGAAAGGTTTCTTAAGATGTCAAAGTAATAATTAACATCAAATGATAGCGTGTCATCTAGAACAATTTCTCCACCTTTGGACAAGAATAAGATATTTTTGGAAAAAATGTCTAAGAAAGTTTCCTTGTATATACCTTTTTCATATTCTAAATTTTCAAGGTAATTTAAAATATAATTTTCAAAAGAAAGTCCACTATCAGTTAGAATAAAATTAACAAAGGGGACTTTTTTTAAATCTTCATAAATATTTTTTGTGTCTTTAAATTGAATGAATAAATTATAGTCAAACGGTACAAAGTTTAAAATATTTGAAAATGAAAAAACAAAAAATAGTGAAAAGATAATTATCAAACTTTTCTTCATTTCAAATCCTCCCAGGCTTTTTTTACTATTTCTTCTATATTTATGTTTATATTTTCAAAGTTTATTGTTTCTTTAGAGTTTTTAAGGTACAAGAAATACTCAATGTTTCCATCTGTTCCTTTGATTTTAGAATAATCTAGGGAAATTGGCTTTAAACCATTAGCAATTGTGCTATTAATTACTTTTGTAATAACTTCTACATGTACTTTTGGATCTCGTACTATTCCGCCTTTTCCAACTTTGCTTTTTCCAGCTTCAAATTGAGGTTTAATTAATACAACTGCTTCTCCATCGTCTTTTAATATTTTTTTAATAGTTGGAAAGATTTTTGTTATTGATATAAATGAAACATCGCAAACTGCCAAGTCTACCTTTTCTTCCAAATCCAAATTTTTTGCGTTTGTTTTTTCAAGGACTATAGTTTTTTTGTTGTTTCTTATTTTCCAATGCAGTTGTCCATATCCCACATCTACACAATAGACCTTTTTTATACCATTTTGGAGTAGAAAATCTGTAAATCCACCTGTTGAAGCACCAATGTCACAAGCTATTTTATCTTTTATTTCAAACTTAAATGATTTATGTGCACCCTCTAGTTTGTAACCTCCTCGACTTACGTATTTCTCCTTTTGTTTAATTCTTATTGTTGCATTTATATCTACTAATTTCCCTACTTTATCTACCCGTTCTTCATTCACTATCACATTTCCAGACATAATGAGTCTTTTTGCTTTTTCCCTACTTTCTACCAATCCTTTTTTAACAAGTAATAAGTCTATTCTTTCCTTCACTTTATTAACCTCCAAGTGCCATCTAGGGTAAATATATAATATGCCTTATCATCATATAACAAATTTAAGTAGTTTTCAACTTTTAAATTTTTGAAATGGTAAAATGTACCATCGTACCATACACCTTTATACCTCGGCCTTATTACTATACCATTCACAAATTTTACATTTTCGCCATCAATAATAAAATCTCCTTTAATATTTCCAAGGCTTTCCATTTTTTTTGATATAATGTTTATCTTTAAAAGTTTTCCGTTGGAATTCACATAAAGAAAATCTTTTAATCCTACACCTAAGAGTTTTTCAAACTTTTGTGTGTATAAAATCCTTTTCTTTCTAATATCGAAAACTAAAACATCACCATTTACAAATGCCAATGCAAGTTTTTCGTTTTCCAAATACCAATCAAACGGTGTGTCAGGTAGTTGGTATTTCCAGGTTTTAGACAAATCAACTAAACTTCCATCAGAAAGAAGTGCCATCTTTTTAAATACATCTAAAACTACTTCACTGTTTTCAATTAATTGATTTTCATACCAATAATGTGAAGAAATAACTCTTTGTTTGTCAATGTATAGAGGAACTTCTGGAAAATCTATGGTTTTATCTTCAAAAATTATTTTTTCTCCATTGTATTTGTATTTACCGTAAACATATATGTCTTTTATAAAATTGGAAGTACTATCTAAAGTTATGTCTTTACCAACGTAGACAGTGTTACCGTTAAAATTATAGAATCCCTCTTTTAAGTATGAGATATCTTCTCCTATTTTTACTTTATATATTTTTTCTTTGCGCTTAATCAGAAAAGGTTTTATTTGGTTTTCAGCAATGTAATATTTTTCTTCTTCAGGGTCGTACGCTATGGATTTTTTTGGTAAATTAAATTTTTTGAATGTTTTATCCAAAATGCTAAACAAGTCATCTATCGAATATGAAAGTGATAAAAAATTATCAACTTTGTAGTCTTTGTAAATAATTTTCCAAGCTATTTTTCCCTCATGTTTTTTAATAAATATATAAATAGGTTCACCTATTCCTATTAAATAACCACGTTTGTAAAAGTATTCTTCTATTTTTGGTTTAAGTTCTAAAGGTCCTTCATAATACAACGAAACGACAGGTTGTTTAAACCAATCTTGGATTATTTTGCTAGCTTCTTCTGTAATGTTATCTCCAACAAAAAATATAACTCCACTTGCTTGGAGAGTAATACCCATTAAAATAACACTTTGTATAAG is a genomic window containing:
- the infC gene encoding translation initiation factor IF-3 encodes the protein MKNEEIKASEVRVVGQDGKQLGIMPIDKALELAYSQKLDLILVAPNAKPPVAKIMDYGKYKYELSKKEKKAKKNQKIIEVKQMKFRIKIDEHDYQTKVKHIKRFIESGNKVRVVIMFRGRELAFADKGKEILDRIKEDLRDIAVVEKQPKLEGRDMWMMLKPKN
- the fliQ gene encoding flagellar biosynthesis protein FliQ, which produces MTIEVFLDVFGLGIKTLLTVILPPLLISLLVGLLISIFQAATQINEQTLTFAPRIIVLFLTLLFLGGWMIQTLVDLARNILEKYMSMI
- the rpmI gene encoding 50S ribosomal protein L35 — encoded protein: MAKNKMKTHKSAAKRFRVTKNGKIIRRHAYAWHKTGKKRRSTLRKLKLETEVSAVDKDRVLRLLGKK
- a CDS encoding chemotaxis protein CheA, whose protein sequence is MSFEEYLSVFIDEGREYIQQLNDALLDLEKNPDDMEYINIAFRALHTLKGMAGTMGFENMAKLCHRMENFLDSARSGKVNIDSDKLDYLFNGLDLIEKMLEKISKEGSEEIEEDVSGLVEIFEKLAQGEVVTSEKKPGNVQKAEEKIEEKVEKKEESEDYIYETDEALIHVVKEAKKKGYDLIYSKVILSEGVQLKSARMYMVFHGIEELGGEVIKSIPSVEDIENEKFDREVELYVLAKVEPLKLQEKLASVSEVEKVIVKKVDVKEKKKEIKQEKADERKEEKDTKKRKMKITQTVRVDIEKLDTLMNLMGELVIARSRIMDILKKYNIKEVDESLAQLSRITLDLQNIVMKVRMVPISYVFNRFPRMVRDISKSLGKEINFVMKGEDTELDRTFVEEIGDPLVHLIRNAIDHGIETKEERIARGKPPVGTLILSARHEGNNVVIEVEDDGKGLDREKILKKAIEKGLVDEIKASNLPDEKIFEFLFMPGFSTKDQVSELSGRGVGMDVVKNTVESLNGTVHIESQKGIGTKVIIKLPLTLAIIQALLVKVNNLIYAIPISVIDSTLIVLPNEIQMVQNKEVIVRRGEVIPIIKLWDVLNLEHSNEFDELNVVVVKVANRKYGIAVDSLIGQEDIVIKSLGKLFTDVKEFSGGATLGDGSIALIIDTLNLVE
- a CDS encoding chemotaxis protein CheW; its protein translation is MSVETEFEVLSFNVCNQEMSFDVDFVEIVIDKDEITPVPKSKEVIEGVINLRGRIIPVVNLKKILGGICQNIDSVEFRKIIITKIRDIEVGFLVENVKGVLRTSHEEIDQSFRDVDTYGKKAKGLIKKGERLVVYLDIEEILNEIIGIEEV
- the rplT gene encoding 50S ribosomal protein L20 — its product is MRVKNAVNAKKKRKKIMKAVKGYRGALSRRYRLAKQAYIKAKKHAYVGRKLKKRDYRKLWITRINIAARNEGLKYNELIHGLKISGININRKMLAELAVNDPESFKEYVNIAKQAIGK
- the tmk gene encoding dTMP kinase, producing MFIAFEGIDGSGKSTQLVLLEKYLINRGKKVIKVREPGGTILGEKIRDLLLNFNMNKRSELLLFLASRAQLVEEVIRPSIEKGYFVLADRFSDSSIAYQGGARNLGKDLVEKLNIFATNGIFPDIVFFIDIPVQMAVRRMKEKEKDRIEKEGEDFLEKVRTTYLHIAKSRKNFFVIDGTKDVDYVFSQIKRIIDTMLDH
- the rpsB gene encoding 30S ribosomal protein S2, coding for MAVVTMKQLLEAGVHFGHRTQRWNPKMKEYIFGARKGIYIIDLQKTSKLLEEAYNFVRDKAAEGGTILFVGTKKQAQQVIKQEAERCGAFYVNHRWLGGLLTNFQTIRKRIDKLIELEEMEANGEFDNLPKKEQSRLRRILDKLRKNLGGLKEMDRIPDVIYIVDPRKERNAVYEANLLKIPTVSIVDTNCDPDEIDYIIPGNDDAIRAIQLITSKIADAYLEGKEGVSYQEEPQEQKEENSEEIFDIEDEEESEEI
- a CDS encoding TlyA family RNA methyltransferase; the protein is MKERIDLLLVKKGLVESREKAKRLIMSGNVIVNEERVDKVGKLVDINATIRIKQKEKYVSRGGYKLEGAHKSFKFEIKDKIACDIGASTGGFTDFLLQNGIKKVYCVDVGYGQLHWKIRNNKKTIVLEKTNAKNLDLEEKVDLAVCDVSFISITKIFPTIKKILKDDGEAVVLIKPQFEAGKSKVGKGGIVRDPKVHVEVITKVINSTIANGLKPISLDYSKIKGTDGNIEYFLYLKNSKETINFENININIEEIVKKAWEDLK
- the cheY gene encoding chemotaxis protein CheY; the encoded protein is MGKKILVVDDAAFMRMMLKDIITKAGHEVVGEAANGKEAVEKYKELKPDIVTMDITMPEMNGIEAIKEIKKIDPNATIIVCSAMGQQAMVIEAIQAGAKDFIVKPFQAARVIEAIQKVSG
- the fliP gene encoding flagellar type III secretion system pore protein FliP (The bacterial flagellar biogenesis protein FliP forms a type III secretion system (T3SS)-type pore required for flagellar assembly.); its protein translation is MRKILIISLLLVSFLSFPQEEIPLPGISLQITPNQQPRDLVNTLEILLLLTVLSLAPSILILFTSFTRIIVVFSFVRNALGTRQTPPNQILIGLALFLTFFIMQPVWNDIYNNAITPYLNSEIGYEEMFSRSMDRLRTFMLTEIKIHHNEDNIYILAENVKKQIDNIEDTPNSILIPAFVIGELEIGFKMGILLYIPFIVMDMVVASILLSLGMIMIPPVLVSLPFKILLFVLVNGWDILIGSLIKSFGGG
- a CDS encoding flagellar biosynthetic protein FliO produces the protein MLVTYLLVKNKAPRNIGGRFVSVIERKFITRNSYIVIVRIVDEYYALLVTENGGEVIKKFDSLESGDFETKDFKFEFFKNIVKKGEKK